A window of uncultured Methanoregula sp. genomic DNA:
ACAGCTGCTCGGGCGGCACCGCAGCAGACAGGATGAGCTTGACGCGCCGGTCGTACAACACATCCACCAGCCAGGTGAAACGCCGTGCGGGCGATGCCATGTTGACCGGCATGTACGGAACATCCGACAGCAGCACTGTATGGAACTGCGAAGCGATCTCGAGGTAGTCGTTCTGCGAGCGCGGGCCTCCGCACAGCGTCTTGAAATCGAACCAGACCACCCCGCCCGCCTTGCGCCGTGCCCGGATCTCGCGGGCCTCGATGTGCAGCACGGGGTCTTCGTCATGGACCTCGGCCAGCTGGTCGAAGGCCGCGTTCATGTCGGCATCTGCCTGCGCCCCGAGGGGGGTGTGGTAGAGCTTGACCTGTTCGAGCGTGCGGCGTCGGTAATCCGTACCGTTGTCCACATTCACCACTTCCAGCTTTTCGTTCAGCAGCGCAATGGCCGGCAGGATACGGTCACGGTGCAGGCCGTCGGGATACAGCTCATCCGGCTTGAAGTTGGACGTGGTGACGAACCCCACCCCATTCTCAAACAGCGCTACCAGCAGGCGGTGCAGGATCATGGCGTCGGTGATGTCCGCCACATGGAACTCATCAAAGCAGATCAGCTTGTAGCGCTTGGCGATGCGTTCGCCCAGAATGTCCAGCGGATTGGCCGTGCCCTGCAGCGCGGCCAGTTCGCGGTGCACCTCGCGCATGAACTCGTGGAAGTGCAGCCGCACCTTGCGCTTGAGCGGCACGGCGTTGAAGAAGCAATCCATCAGGAAGCTCTTGCCGCGCCCCACCCCGCCGTACATGTAGACGCCGCGCGGAACCTCGGGGTGGTTGATGAGTTTCTTGAGGGCGTTGGAGCGGCGCGATTTGTATGCAGCCCAGTCGCGCGCGCAACGCTGCAAGGCGTCCACCGCGCGCAGTTGCGCCGGATCGCTCTGGAACCCCTTGGCGGCCAGTTCAGCGAGGTAGGTCTGTTTGACGGTCACGTTGACAATGCCCTGGAACTGTAACGCTATAAAACAAATAGCTGCTAGCGCTTAACACATAAGCGCTAGCAGCCAATTTCACGCAAAATCAGAAATTCAGCGTGCGCTTGTCAACGGCCAGGGCCGCTTCCTTGGTGGCTTCGCTCAATGACGGGTGGGCATGGCAGATGCGGGCGATGTCTTCCGCGCTGGCCTTGAACTCCATGGCCACCACGGCTTCGGAGATCAGCTCACTGGCCATCGGCCCGACGATGTGCACGCCCAGGATCTCGTCCGTGGCAGCGTCGGCCAGGAACTTCACCATGCCGGTCGTGTCGCCCAGCGCGCGTGCCCGGCCATTGGCCAGGAACGGGAACGTGCCGGCCTTGTACTTCACGCCATCCGCCTTGAGCTGCTGCTCGGTGCGGCCCACCCAGGCAATCTCGGGACTGGTGTAGATCACCCAGGGGATGGTGTTGAAGTTGACGTGGCCATGCTGGCCTGCAATACGCTCGGCCACGGCCACGCCCTCTTCCTCGGCCTTGTGCGCCAGCATGGGGCCGCGCACCACGTCGCCCACGGCCCACACGCCAGGCAGGTTGGTCTTGCAATCGCCGTCGACCACGATCTCGCCACGCTCGCCCAGCTGCAGGCCCACCGCCTCGGCATTCAGGCCGATGGTGTTGGGCACGCGGCCGATGGAAACGATGAGCTTGTCCACGTCCAGGCTCGCGGCCTCGCCCTTGGCGTTGGTGTAGGCCACGCTCACGCCCTTCTTGCCGGCCTTGATCTCGCCGATCTTCACGCCCAGCTCAATCTTCAGGCCCTGCTTGTCGAAAGCCTTCTTGGCTTCCTTGGCGATCTGCTCGTCCACGGCGCCGAGGAACGTGGGCAGGCCTTCCAGCACGGTGACGTCGGCACCAAGGCGGCGCCAGACCGACCCCATCTCCAGGCCGATCACGCCCGAGCCGATCACGCCCAGCTTCTTCGCACGGCGCCGATGCGCAGCGCCCCGTCGTTGGACAGGATGTGCTCCTCGTCGAACGCCACGCCGGGCA
This region includes:
- the zapE gene encoding cell division protein ZapE, with translation MTVKQTYLAELAAKGFQSDPAQLRAVDALQRCARDWAAYKSRRSNALKKLINHPEVPRGVYMYGGVGRGKSFLMDCFFNAVPLKRKVRLHFHEFMREVHRELAALQGTANPLDILGERIAKRYKLICFDEFHVADITDAMILHRLLVALFENGVGFVTTSNFKPDELYPDGLHRDRILPAIALLNEKLEVVNVDNGTDYRRRTLEQVKLYHTPLGAQADADMNAAFDQLAEVHDEDPVLHIEAREIRARRKAGGVVWFDFKTLCGGPRSQNDYLEIASQFHTVLLSDVPYMPVNMASPARRFTWLVDVLYDRRVKLILSAAVPPEQLYTEGPLAHEFPRTVSRLHEMQSKEFLALDRRTVDTGLT